In Saccharomonospora marina XMU15, one genomic interval encodes:
- a CDS encoding sensor histidine kinase, with product MPRAKPASPDGVDPRVVDAVLAVAMALAVAVVIAADLERTGRAVPAAYLFAAGFGVLVLARRRAPRVVLWLTVLGIFAYYTFGFPPIGIALPAIAALYSAAERSHLRSAAIAGVVLTAVAAYARIEEGLPTAYVASYEFLTNVALVAAAIAFGYSVHLRREARSQQERLNALTVLEQELAAENRVNTERMRIARDMHDVVGHGMSVIVLHGNVAAEAIGHDEAAAARAVQRIRDAAATTMRDLRATVKLLRTPGAGADEREAVGLSALPNLCRVARDAGVVAELRMDADPERVDGAVSAAAYRVVQEALTNVIRHADAACVRVRVRMAGDELEVEVADDGRGSVAAQDRDGHGIAGMTERVTLLGGTLSARNGTAGGFVVRARIPARLRT from the coding sequence ATGCCACGCGCGAAGCCCGCCTCGCCCGACGGCGTCGACCCGCGGGTGGTCGACGCCGTGCTGGCGGTGGCGATGGCGCTCGCGGTGGCCGTCGTCATCGCCGCCGATCTGGAACGTACCGGCCGTGCCGTACCGGCGGCCTACCTGTTCGCCGCCGGATTCGGCGTGCTCGTCCTTGCCAGGCGTCGTGCCCCGAGGGTGGTGCTGTGGCTGACGGTGCTCGGCATCTTCGCCTACTACACCTTCGGCTTCCCGCCCATCGGGATCGCTTTACCCGCCATCGCGGCCCTCTACTCCGCCGCTGAGAGGAGCCACCTCCGATCGGCCGCGATCGCGGGCGTGGTGCTCACCGCGGTCGCGGCCTACGCCCGCATCGAGGAGGGGCTGCCCACCGCGTACGTCGCCAGCTACGAGTTCCTGACCAACGTCGCGCTCGTCGCCGCGGCGATCGCCTTCGGCTACAGCGTGCACCTGCGTCGCGAAGCGCGGTCCCAGCAGGAGCGGCTGAACGCGCTGACCGTGCTCGAGCAGGAACTGGCGGCCGAGAACAGGGTGAACACCGAGCGGATGCGGATCGCAAGGGACATGCACGACGTGGTCGGACACGGGATGTCGGTGATCGTGCTGCACGGCAACGTCGCGGCCGAGGCCATCGGCCACGACGAGGCCGCGGCGGCACGCGCCGTGCAGCGCATCCGCGATGCGGCCGCCACCACCATGCGTGACCTGCGTGCCACCGTGAAGCTGCTGCGGACGCCCGGCGCAGGCGCGGACGAACGGGAGGCCGTTGGCCTTTCCGCGCTGCCGAACCTCTGCCGCGTGGCCCGCGACGCGGGCGTCGTCGCGGAGCTGCGGATGGACGCCGACCCGGAGCGGGTCGACGGTGCGGTGTCGGCCGCGGCGTACCGGGTGGTGCAGGAAGCGCTCACCAACGTGATCCGGCACGCCGACGCCGCCTGCGTGCGGGTGCGAGTACGGATGGCGGGTGACGAACTCGAGGTGGAGGTCGCCGACGACGGTCGAGGCAGCGTGGCGGCCCAGGACCGCGACGGCCACGGGATCGCCGGGATGACCGAGCGTGTCACCTTGCTGGGTGGAACCCTGAGCGCTCGCAACGGCACAGCCGGGGGGTTCGTCGTGCGAGCGCGGATACCGGCGAGACTACGAACATGA
- a CDS encoding response regulator has protein sequence MIRVVLVDDQELVRAGLKPLAERDGDIAVVAEAATGRSGLSRVRELLPDVVLMDIRMPELDGLEATRQIVADPALRSVRVVVLTTFEEDELVIEAIRSGASGYLLKDVSPDELRRAVRVVAEGGSLLSPSVTRTVMRSLAEAPRPSLSADRLRGLTEREKEVLKQVAVGLSNQEIAKALFLSPATTRTYVSRLLSKLNARDRSQLVVIAYESGLVSPGAAG, from the coding sequence ATGATCCGCGTCGTGCTGGTCGACGACCAGGAACTGGTCCGTGCCGGGTTGAAGCCACTCGCCGAGCGTGACGGCGACATCGCTGTCGTCGCAGAGGCGGCCACCGGCCGCTCCGGGCTGAGCAGGGTGCGCGAACTGCTCCCCGACGTCGTACTGATGGACATCCGGATGCCCGAGCTGGACGGGTTGGAGGCCACCAGGCAGATCGTGGCCGACCCCGCGCTGCGTTCGGTACGGGTCGTGGTGCTCACGACCTTCGAGGAGGACGAGCTCGTCATCGAGGCGATCCGGAGCGGCGCGTCGGGATACCTGCTCAAGGACGTGTCACCGGACGAGCTCAGAAGGGCGGTCCGGGTGGTCGCCGAGGGCGGCTCACTGCTGTCGCCGAGCGTTACCCGGACGGTGATGCGGTCGCTGGCCGAGGCGCCACGGCCCTCGCTTTCCGCTGACCGGCTGCGTGGCCTGACCGAGCGGGAGAAGGAAGTCCTCAAACAGGTCGCCGTGGGACTGTCCAACCAGGAGATCGCCAAGGCGCTGTTCCTCTCGCCCGCGACCACCCGCACCTACGTCTCCCGGCTGCTTTCCAAGCTGAACGCGCGTGACCGCTCCCAACTCGTCGTGATCGCCTACGAGAGCGGACTGGTGAGTCCGGGCGCAGCCGGTTGA
- a CDS encoding TetR family transcriptional regulator, with product MRAETPTAPRQRAGRTVAGRRRLRRALTRAAIDLFLERGYDATTVDDIAAAAGVGRRTFFRYFRSKEDAIFPNHDELLVDIERKLADTDQRRDPLEAVCEAVRLVLDFYLDDPEVSLKRYALTRTVMSLRDKEVASVDRYQRVFTRYLRARFHAAGDPLAEMRAPIAGAAVAAAHNHVLRQWLRGDGAVDAHALADKAFAMVIDAYSACVHADREAAETGTDTVVAVLRTSTPATEVARLLDASLRPPSGQDDRP from the coding sequence ATGCGCGCCGAAACACCGACAGCACCGCGCCAGCGGGCGGGCCGCACCGTCGCGGGCCGCCGCAGACTGCGCCGGGCGCTGACGCGGGCCGCGATCGACCTGTTCCTCGAGCGTGGCTACGACGCCACGACCGTCGACGACATCGCGGCAGCGGCGGGTGTGGGACGGCGGACCTTCTTCCGGTACTTCCGGTCGAAGGAGGACGCCATCTTCCCTAATCACGACGAACTCCTGGTCGACATCGAGCGCAAACTCGCCGACACCGACCAGCGGCGTGACCCGCTCGAGGCGGTGTGCGAGGCGGTGCGGCTGGTGCTCGATTTCTACCTGGACGACCCGGAGGTCTCGCTGAAGCGCTACGCACTCACCCGCACGGTGATGTCGTTGCGCGACAAGGAGGTCGCCAGCGTCGATCGCTACCAGCGAGTCTTCACCCGGTACCTGCGGGCCCGCTTCCACGCGGCGGGCGACCCGCTGGCGGAGATGCGGGCGCCGATCGCGGGCGCGGCCGTGGCCGCGGCACACAACCACGTGCTGCGGCAGTGGCTGCGCGGCGACGGCGCCGTGGACGCCCACGCCCTCGCCGACAAGGCGTTCGCCATGGTCATCGACGCCTACTCCGCCTGCGTTCACGCCGATCGCGAGGCGGCCGAGACGGGCACGGACACGGTGGTCGCCGTGTTGCGCACCTCGACGCCCGCGACCGAGGTGGCACGGCTGCTCGATGCCTCACTGCGGCCGCCGAGCGGTCAGGACGACCGGCCGTAA
- a CDS encoding DinB family protein, whose protein sequence is MPSEPVIRSEAVTGLPFRAQFEAFLDEHRDLINGCLDGLTEEQARRSLVPSRTTLLGLVKHATFVEQVWFDEAITRRPREEIGIPATPDESFVLEEQDTIASVQRAHLQACAASRRATAALQLDDLVYGNRRGPLPLRWVYLHVLRELAQHCGHADILREQLLTR, encoded by the coding sequence ATGCCTTCCGAACCTGTGATCCGCTCGGAGGCGGTGACCGGCCTGCCCTTCCGTGCTCAGTTCGAGGCCTTCCTCGACGAGCACCGCGACCTGATCAACGGCTGCCTTGACGGGCTGACGGAGGAGCAGGCGCGCCGATCGCTGGTGCCGTCGCGGACCACGCTGCTCGGGCTGGTCAAGCACGCGACCTTCGTGGAGCAGGTCTGGTTCGACGAGGCCATCACCCGCAGGCCACGTGAAGAGATCGGCATTCCCGCCACGCCGGACGAGTCGTTCGTCCTCGAAGAGCAGGACACCATCGCGAGCGTGCAGCGGGCGCATCTCCAGGCGTGTGCTGCCTCGCGGCGTGCGACGGCGGCGCTGCAGCTGGACGACCTGGTGTACGGCAACCGGCGCGGGCCGTTGCCGCTTCGCTGGGTGTATCTGCACGTGCTTCGCGAACTCGCCCAGCACTGCGGGCACGCCGACATCCTGCGCGAGCAGCTCCTCACGCGGTGA
- the ligM gene encoding vanillate/3-O-methylgallate O-demethylase, translating to MKAKNLQEVLDQAGNTVELLRNSQLGAYIYPVVPSEFTNWRREVKAWTKTAVLFDQTHHMVNLFISGPDALRLISDTGINSVEKFEVDSAKQFVPVSPEGGVIGDGILFRLAKEELVFVGRAPVANYLTFRAETGGYNVDVRRDERSPSRPYGKPVTRDVWRFQIQGPNAWQVIEKVNGGPVEKVRFFRMGYMNIAGERVRTLRHGMAGAPGLEIWGPYESYFKVRDAILEAGREFGIEPAGARAYSCNTLESGWIPSPLPAVYSGEGLRPYREWLGADSYEANNALAGSFVSDKIEDYYLNPWELGYGSFVKFDHDFIGRDALQALDPDQQRRKVTLAWNAEDVAKLLSSPIDPDGPGYQFFDLPNANYGSSNFDSVLDADENLIGLSLFTGYSANERAALSLATVNPDVPLGAEVRVVWGEPDGGSRKTTVEPHEQLAVRAIVSPAPYSVMARESYRPGWRTTTA from the coding sequence ATGAAAGCGAAGAATCTGCAGGAAGTACTTGACCAGGCGGGCAACACCGTGGAGCTGCTGCGCAACTCGCAGCTCGGTGCCTACATCTACCCGGTGGTCCCTTCGGAGTTCACCAACTGGCGCCGCGAGGTCAAGGCCTGGACGAAGACGGCGGTGCTGTTCGACCAGACGCACCACATGGTGAACCTGTTCATTTCCGGACCGGACGCCCTGCGGCTCATCTCCGACACCGGAATCAACAGTGTCGAGAAGTTCGAAGTGGACAGCGCGAAGCAGTTCGTCCCGGTCTCGCCGGAGGGTGGTGTCATCGGGGACGGAATCCTGTTCCGGCTCGCGAAGGAGGAGCTCGTCTTCGTCGGCCGCGCACCCGTGGCGAACTACCTGACCTTCCGCGCCGAGACCGGGGGCTACAACGTCGACGTCCGCCGTGACGAGCGCTCGCCGTCGCGGCCGTACGGCAAGCCGGTGACCCGCGACGTGTGGCGGTTCCAGATCCAGGGCCCCAACGCGTGGCAGGTCATCGAGAAGGTCAACGGCGGCCCTGTGGAGAAGGTCCGCTTCTTCCGCATGGGATACATGAACATCGCGGGCGAGCGCGTTCGCACGCTGCGACACGGCATGGCGGGCGCGCCCGGCCTGGAGATCTGGGGCCCGTACGAGAGCTACTTCAAGGTTCGCGACGCCATCCTGGAGGCGGGCCGCGAGTTCGGCATCGAGCCGGCCGGAGCCCGTGCCTACTCGTGCAACACCCTGGAGTCCGGCTGGATTCCTTCACCGCTGCCCGCGGTCTACTCCGGCGAGGGACTGCGCCCGTACCGCGAGTGGCTCGGCGCGGACAGCTACGAGGCGAACAACGCGCTGGCGGGCAGCTTCGTCTCCGACAAGATCGAGGACTACTACCTCAACCCGTGGGAGTTGGGCTACGGCTCGTTCGTGAAGTTCGACCACGACTTCATCGGGCGCGACGCGCTGCAGGCCCTCGATCCGGACCAGCAGCGCCGCAAGGTGACGCTGGCGTGGAACGCCGAGGACGTCGCCAAGCTGCTGTCCTCACCGATCGACCCGGACGGCCCCGGCTACCAGTTCTTCGATCTGCCCAATGCCAACTACGGCTCGTCCAACTTCGACTCCGTGCTCGACGCCGACGAGAACCTGATCGGGCTGTCGCTGTTCACCGGCTACAGCGCCAACGAGCGCGCGGCGCTGTCGCTGGCGACGGTGAACCCGGACGTGCCGCTCGGCGCCGAGGTCCGGGTGGTGTGGGGCGAGCCCGACGGCGGCAGCCGCAAGACCACGGTTGAGCCGCACGAGCAGCTCGCCGTGCGTGCCATCGTCAGCCCCGCGCCGTACTCGGTGATGGCTCGGGAGAGCTACCGGCCGGGCTGGCGCACCACCACGGCCTGA
- a CDS encoding 4-carboxy-4-hydroxy-2-oxoadipate aldolase/oxaloacetate decarboxylase: MRSVVVTDPPKADLDKVTKLAEYGVATVHEGLGRTGFLGTGLRPTHLGSRIGGTAVTVLSWPGDNLMIHAAVEQCGPGDVLVVTTTSPCSDGMFGELFATALQLRGVRGLVTTAGVRDVAELHAMGFPVWAGAVSAQGTVKATAGSVNVPITVGGQLVRPGDAILADDDGAMVVPRQDVDRALTSAQARIDKEEATRQAFRDGQLGLDRYGLRAKLSELGVEYVTAEEYGS, from the coding sequence ATGAGAAGCGTCGTCGTCACCGACCCGCCGAAGGCGGACCTGGACAAGGTCACGAAACTGGCAGAGTACGGCGTGGCGACGGTGCACGAGGGTTTGGGACGCACCGGTTTCCTCGGCACCGGGCTTCGCCCCACCCACCTCGGCTCGCGCATCGGCGGCACGGCCGTCACCGTGCTGTCCTGGCCCGGCGACAACCTGATGATCCATGCGGCCGTGGAGCAGTGCGGCCCCGGTGACGTGCTGGTGGTGACCACGACCTCGCCGTGCAGCGACGGCATGTTCGGTGAGCTGTTCGCGACCGCGCTGCAACTCCGTGGCGTGCGAGGGCTGGTCACCACCGCAGGTGTTCGCGATGTGGCCGAGCTGCACGCGATGGGCTTCCCGGTGTGGGCGGGCGCGGTCAGTGCACAAGGGACTGTGAAGGCCACCGCGGGTTCGGTCAACGTGCCGATCACCGTCGGCGGCCAGCTCGTGCGCCCAGGCGACGCGATCCTGGCCGACGACGACGGCGCGATGGTCGTGCCCCGGCAGGACGTCGACCGCGCGCTCACCTCGGCGCAGGCCCGCATCGACAAGGAAGAAGCCACCCGGCAGGCATTCCGGGACGGCCAGCTCGGCCTCGACCGTTACGGCCTGCGCGCCAAGCTGAGCGAGCTCGGTGTCGAGTACGTGACCGCCGAGGAGTACGGGAGCTGA
- a CDS encoding PIG-L deacetylase family protein — protein sequence MSSLLVVSAHAGDFVWRAAGAIALATARGDRAKVLCLTYGERGESAKAWREGKQLEEIKQLRRAEATNAAEVLGAEIEFLDAGDYPLLETPELIDRIVRVYREVEPSVVLTHPLVDPYNQDHPAAARMALHARVLAQAVGYDAPGDPLGAPPVFFFEPHQPEQCDFKPDVLLDITSVFDAKRKAMECLPAQQHMWDYYTDLAKRRGVQLKRNAGPNLGLPHNTMGEAYMRLYPQVTEVLA from the coding sequence ATGAGTTCATTGCTGGTGGTCAGCGCCCACGCGGGTGACTTCGTGTGGCGAGCGGCAGGAGCTATCGCGCTGGCGACGGCTCGTGGTGACCGGGCCAAGGTGCTGTGCCTTACCTACGGCGAGCGTGGCGAGTCGGCGAAGGCGTGGCGCGAGGGCAAGCAACTGGAGGAGATCAAGCAGCTGCGCCGTGCCGAGGCGACCAACGCCGCCGAGGTGCTCGGTGCCGAGATCGAGTTCCTCGACGCGGGCGACTACCCGTTGCTGGAGACGCCGGAGCTGATCGACCGGATCGTGCGGGTTTATCGCGAGGTCGAACCGTCGGTGGTGCTGACGCACCCGCTGGTCGATCCGTACAACCAGGACCACCCCGCGGCGGCGCGCATGGCGCTGCACGCCCGGGTGCTCGCGCAGGCCGTCGGCTACGACGCACCAGGCGATCCGCTCGGCGCGCCACCGGTGTTCTTCTTCGAGCCGCACCAGCCCGAGCAGTGCGACTTCAAACCGGATGTGCTGCTGGACATCACGTCGGTGTTCGACGCCAAGCGCAAGGCGATGGAGTGCCTGCCCGCGCAGCAGCACATGTGGGACTACTACACCGATCTCGCCAAGCGTCGCGGCGTGCAGCTCAAGCGCAACGCCGGTCCCAACCTCGGGCTGCCGCACAACACCATGGGCGAGGCCTACATGCGGCTGTACCCGCAGGTGACCGAGGTGCTGGCATGA
- a CDS encoding bifunctional folylpolyglutamate synthase/dihydrofolate synthase, which translates to MTATQTTRRAPGAPIADLDDVARYLLTELPSSGGTVMTAAAGRRRARMLLSLLGSPQDSMRTVHVAGTAGKGSVSAFVTALLRAHGHTVGTYLSPHAHTLLERFLLDGAPAPGHAVAAALDAVRHQERVVSQGSLGQVTMFEAATAAAFRLFSERAVDYAVIETGLGGSYDATNTVTRSDKLAVITAIGLDHTAVLGDTLPQIATQKAGILPRSGTAFALRGGPEVAATLAAQAALRDCRLEQLAAAELAACLPRGLELAVPGEHQRVNAGLAVRAVRHLAARDGWRLDPRRTEQGLREARLPGRWERRDWHGHPVILDGAHNAMKLASLADTVARNWPGRAPVWVLACKQGKDLLAGVAALAGNAGAVVATQFRTEGQQAGSAVPAPAAQIAAAAVHEGVRVIVAPGMAEALRRAVALSQPDLPVIVTGSFHAVADAGGVTRPVLSP; encoded by the coding sequence ATGACGGCCACGCAAACAACGCGGCGCGCACCCGGTGCGCCCATCGCCGATCTCGACGACGTGGCCCGCTACCTGCTCACCGAACTGCCTTCGTCGGGCGGCACGGTGATGACCGCGGCGGCGGGCCGCCGCAGGGCGAGGATGCTGCTCAGCTTGCTCGGCAGCCCGCAGGACTCGATGCGCACCGTGCACGTCGCCGGAACCGCGGGCAAGGGCTCGGTATCGGCGTTCGTCACCGCGCTGCTGCGCGCGCACGGCCACACGGTGGGCACCTACCTTTCCCCGCACGCGCACACGCTGCTGGAGCGGTTTCTGCTCGACGGTGCGCCCGCGCCCGGCCACGCCGTCGCGGCGGCACTCGACGCCGTCCGCCACCAGGAACGCGTGGTCAGCCAGGGCTCACTGGGCCAGGTCACGATGTTCGAGGCCGCCACCGCGGCGGCGTTTCGACTGTTCAGCGAGCGTGCCGTGGACTACGCGGTGATCGAGACGGGACTCGGCGGCTCGTACGACGCGACGAACACGGTGACCCGATCGGACAAGTTGGCCGTCATCACCGCCATCGGGCTGGACCACACGGCGGTGCTGGGCGACACGCTGCCGCAGATCGCAACGCAGAAGGCAGGCATCCTGCCGCGCAGCGGTACGGCCTTCGCGTTGCGTGGCGGCCCCGAGGTGGCCGCCACCCTCGCCGCCCAGGCGGCGCTGCGTGACTGCCGACTCGAACAACTCGCCGCCGCCGAACTCGCGGCCTGCCTGCCCCGCGGGCTCGAACTCGCCGTGCCGGGCGAGCACCAGCGGGTCAACGCCGGACTCGCGGTGCGCGCCGTGCGGCACCTCGCCGCCAGGGACGGCTGGCGGCTGGACCCGCGCCGAACCGAACAGGGCCTGCGTGAGGCCCGGCTGCCCGGCAGGTGGGAGCGCCGCGACTGGCACGGCCACCCGGTGATCCTCGACGGCGCGCACAACGCGATGAAACTCGCCTCGCTCGCCGACACCGTCGCGCGGAACTGGCCCGGTCGTGCCCCGGTGTGGGTGCTGGCCTGCAAGCAGGGCAAGGACCTGCTCGCAGGCGTCGCGGCGCTGGCCGGTAACGCAGGCGCCGTGGTGGCGACCCAGTTCCGGACCGAGGGGCAGCAGGCAGGCTCAGCCGTGCCCGCGCCCGCCGCCCAGATCGCGGCGGCCGCCGTGCACGAGGGCGTGCGCGTGATCGTCGCGCCCGGGATGGCCGAGGCGCTGCGCCGCGCGGTGGCGTTGTCGCAACCGGACCTTCCGGTGATCGTCACCGGTTCCTTCCACGCCGTCGCCGATGCGGGCGGGGTCACGCGACCGGTGCTGTCGCCATGA